The following coding sequences are from one Salmo trutta chromosome 36, fSalTru1.1, whole genome shotgun sequence window:
- the LOC115175837 gene encoding mothers against decapentaplegic homolog 4 isoform X1 has translation MNLERICADSIMSVNAPSSNDACLSIVHSLMCHRQGGENEGFAKRAIESLVKKLKEKKDELDSLITAITTNGVHPSKCVTIQRTLDGRLQVAGRKGFPHVIYARLWRWPDLHKNELKHVKFCQYAFDLKYDNVCVNPYHYERVVSPGIVGLSLQNTALSLSPLGPPGRLIKEEYIHDCIQMDMPLGMSPSDHPHPGALKLPPPDHYGQPLPPLQLPPEPQCAPPPITLYPNMPLSPTVSGSMLPLQGGHSEGLLQIASPQGQVMTPITPTPPPSTPTHGLPHGPPQTPQPPQLPSGQNGYNSSKHTQTQAAFHTTWTGSSTASYTPVGPQQQNGRGHQQPPLHHPTHFCKLGSYRSQHHGSASFPPPVSNHPGPEFWCSISYFEMDVQVGEMFKVPASCPVVTVDGYVDPSGGDRFCLGQLSNVHRTDSSERARLHIGKGVQLECRGEGDVWMRCMSDHAVFVQSYYLDREAGRAPGDAVHKIYPGAYIKVFDLRQCHRQMQQQAATAQAAAAAQAAAVAGNIPGPGSVGGIAPAVSLSAAAGIGVDDLRRLCILRLSFVKGWGPDYPRQSIKHTPCWVEVHLHRALQLLDEVLHTMPLADPGPAN, from the exons tatCATGTCGGTGAATGCCCCCAGCAGCAATGACGCCTGCCTGAGCATCGTGCACAGCCTCATGTGCCACCGGCAGGGCGGCGAGAATGAGGGCTTCGCCAAGCGCGCCATCGAGAGCCTGGTGAAGAAGCTGAAGGAGAAGAAGGACGAGCTGGACTCGCTCATCACCGCCATCACCACCAACGGAGTGCACCCCAGCAAGTGTGTTACCATCCAGAGGACCCTAGACGGACGCCTGCAA GTTGCAGGGAGGAAAGGCTTCCCCCATGTGATTTACGCTCGACTATGGCGCTGGCCAGACCTGCACAAGAACGAGCTAAAGCACGTCAAGTTCTGCCAGTACGCTTTCGACCTCAAATATGACAATGTGTGTGTCAACCCCTACCACTACGAGAGAGTGGTTTCTCCCGGCATTG TTGGTCTCAGTCTTCAGAATACAG ccctctccctctctcctctaggcCCCCCTGGGAGGCTGATCAAAGAGGAGTACATTCATGACTGTATCCAGATGGATATGCCGCTAGGCATGTCCCCGTCGGACCACCCCCACCCAGGGGCGCTCAAGCTACCGCCTCCCGACCACTACGGCCAGCCCCTCCCGCCTCTGCAGCTCCCGCCGGAACCGCAGTGCGCCCCTCCGCCCATCACCCTCTACCCCAACATGCCCCTCTCGCCCACAG tgtcCGGCTCTATGCTGCCTCTCCAGGGAGGTCACAGTGAGGGGCTCCTACAGATCGCCTCTCCTCAGGGTCAGGTCATGACCCCTATAACCCCCACGCCGCCCCCCTCCACCCCAACACACGGGCTGCCACACGGGCCACCACAGACCCCTCAGCCACCCCAGCTCCCGTCTGGTCAGAATGGATACAACAgctccaaacacacacagacacaggctgcGTTCCACA CAACTTGGACAGGCAGCAGCACAGCCTCCTACACTCCTGTAggaccccaacaacagaatgggcGTGGCCACCAACAGCCTCCTCTCCACCATCCAACCCACTTCTGTAAGTTAGGCAGTTACA GGTCTCAGCATCATGGCTCGGCTTCATTTCCTCCCCCTGTGTCCAATCATCCAG GACCAGAGTTCTGGTGCTCCATCTCCTACTTTGAGATGGATGTCCAGGTGGGGGAGATGTTCAAGGTGCCGGCCAGCTGCCCGGTGGTAACGGTGGACGGCTACGTGGACCCCTCAGGGGGCGACCGCTTCTGTCTGGGCCAGCTCAGCAACGTCCACCGCACCGACTCCAGCGAGAGAGCCAG gtTGCACATAGGTAAAGGAGTGCAGCTGGAGTGTCGTGGCGAGGGAGATGTGTGGATGCGCTGTATGAGCGACCACGCCGTGTTCGTGCAGAGCTACTACCTGGACCGAGAGGCAGGCAGAGCACCAGGCGACGCAGTACACAAGATCTACCCCGGCGCCTACATCAAG GTGTTTGACCTGAGACAGTGTCACAGGCAGATGCAGCAGCAGGCAGCTACAGCGCAGGCAGCCGCAGCAGCTCAGGCTGCTGCCGTGGCCGGCAACATCCCCGGGCCAGGCAGTGTTGGAGGCATTGCCCCTGCAGTCA GTCTTTCTGCAGCAGCGGGGATAGGTGTGGATGATCTCCGGAGGCTGTGTATCCTGCGGCTGAGCTTTGTGAAGGGCTGGGGGCCCGACTACCCCCGGCAGAGCATCAAACATACCCCCTGTTGGGTGGAGGTACACCTGCACCGGGCTCTGCAGCTGCTGGACGAGGTACTACACACCATGCCCTTGGCCGACCCAGGACCCGCTAACTGA
- the LOC115175837 gene encoding mothers against decapentaplegic homolog 4 isoform X4, whose amino-acid sequence MNLERICADSIMSVNAPSSNDACLSIVHSLMCHRQGGENEGFAKRAIESLVKKLKEKKDELDSLITAITTNGVHPSKCVTIQRTLDGRLQVAGRKGFPHVIYARLWRWPDLHKNELKHVKFCQYAFDLKYDNVCVNPYHYERVVSPGIVGLSLQNTALSLSPLGPPGRLIKEEYIHDCIQMDMPLGMSPSDHPHPGALKLPPPDHYGQPLPPLQLPPEPQCAPPPITLYPNMPLSPTVSGSMLPLQGGHSEGLLQIASPQGQVMTPITPTPPPSTPTHGLPHGPPQTPQPPQLPSATWTGSSTASYTPVGPQQQNGRGHQQPPLHHPTHFCKLGSYRSQHHGSASFPPPVSNHPGPEFWCSISYFEMDVQVGEMFKVPASCPVVTVDGYVDPSGGDRFCLGQLSNVHRTDSSERARLHIGKGVQLECRGEGDVWMRCMSDHAVFVQSYYLDREAGRAPGDAVHKIYPGAYIKVFDLRQCHRQMQQQAATAQAAAAAQAAAVAGNIPGPGSVGGIAPAVSLSAAAGIGVDDLRRLCILRLSFVKGWGPDYPRQSIKHTPCWVEVHLHRALQLLDEVLHTMPLADPGPAN is encoded by the exons tatCATGTCGGTGAATGCCCCCAGCAGCAATGACGCCTGCCTGAGCATCGTGCACAGCCTCATGTGCCACCGGCAGGGCGGCGAGAATGAGGGCTTCGCCAAGCGCGCCATCGAGAGCCTGGTGAAGAAGCTGAAGGAGAAGAAGGACGAGCTGGACTCGCTCATCACCGCCATCACCACCAACGGAGTGCACCCCAGCAAGTGTGTTACCATCCAGAGGACCCTAGACGGACGCCTGCAA GTTGCAGGGAGGAAAGGCTTCCCCCATGTGATTTACGCTCGACTATGGCGCTGGCCAGACCTGCACAAGAACGAGCTAAAGCACGTCAAGTTCTGCCAGTACGCTTTCGACCTCAAATATGACAATGTGTGTGTCAACCCCTACCACTACGAGAGAGTGGTTTCTCCCGGCATTG TTGGTCTCAGTCTTCAGAATACAG ccctctccctctctcctctaggcCCCCCTGGGAGGCTGATCAAAGAGGAGTACATTCATGACTGTATCCAGATGGATATGCCGCTAGGCATGTCCCCGTCGGACCACCCCCACCCAGGGGCGCTCAAGCTACCGCCTCCCGACCACTACGGCCAGCCCCTCCCGCCTCTGCAGCTCCCGCCGGAACCGCAGTGCGCCCCTCCGCCCATCACCCTCTACCCCAACATGCCCCTCTCGCCCACAG tgtcCGGCTCTATGCTGCCTCTCCAGGGAGGTCACAGTGAGGGGCTCCTACAGATCGCCTCTCCTCAGGGTCAGGTCATGACCCCTATAACCCCCACGCCGCCCCCCTCCACCCCAACACACGGGCTGCCACACGGGCCACCACAGACCCCTCAGCCACCCCAGCTCCCGTCTG CAACTTGGACAGGCAGCAGCACAGCCTCCTACACTCCTGTAggaccccaacaacagaatgggcGTGGCCACCAACAGCCTCCTCTCCACCATCCAACCCACTTCTGTAAGTTAGGCAGTTACA GGTCTCAGCATCATGGCTCGGCTTCATTTCCTCCCCCTGTGTCCAATCATCCAG GACCAGAGTTCTGGTGCTCCATCTCCTACTTTGAGATGGATGTCCAGGTGGGGGAGATGTTCAAGGTGCCGGCCAGCTGCCCGGTGGTAACGGTGGACGGCTACGTGGACCCCTCAGGGGGCGACCGCTTCTGTCTGGGCCAGCTCAGCAACGTCCACCGCACCGACTCCAGCGAGAGAGCCAG gtTGCACATAGGTAAAGGAGTGCAGCTGGAGTGTCGTGGCGAGGGAGATGTGTGGATGCGCTGTATGAGCGACCACGCCGTGTTCGTGCAGAGCTACTACCTGGACCGAGAGGCAGGCAGAGCACCAGGCGACGCAGTACACAAGATCTACCCCGGCGCCTACATCAAG GTGTTTGACCTGAGACAGTGTCACAGGCAGATGCAGCAGCAGGCAGCTACAGCGCAGGCAGCCGCAGCAGCTCAGGCTGCTGCCGTGGCCGGCAACATCCCCGGGCCAGGCAGTGTTGGAGGCATTGCCCCTGCAGTCA GTCTTTCTGCAGCAGCGGGGATAGGTGTGGATGATCTCCGGAGGCTGTGTATCCTGCGGCTGAGCTTTGTGAAGGGCTGGGGGCCCGACTACCCCCGGCAGAGCATCAAACATACCCCCTGTTGGGTGGAGGTACACCTGCACCGGGCTCTGCAGCTGCTGGACGAGGTACTACACACCATGCCCTTGGCCGACCCAGGACCCGCTAACTGA
- the LOC115175837 gene encoding mothers against decapentaplegic homolog 4 isoform X2, with protein sequence MNLERICADSIMSVNAPSSNDACLSIVHSLMCHRQGGENEGFAKRAIESLVKKLKEKKDELDSLITAITTNGVHPSKCVTIQRTLDGRLQVAGRKGFPHVIYARLWRWPDLHKNELKHVKFCQYAFDLKYDNVCVNPYHYERVVSPGIVGLSLQNTALSLSPLGPPGRLIKEEYIHDCIQMDMPLGMSPSDHPHPGALKLPPPDHYGQPLPPLQLPPEPQCAPPPITLYPNMPLSPTVSGSMLPLQGGHSEGLLQIASPQGQVMTPITPTPPPSTPTHGLPHGPPQTPQPPQLPSGQNGYNSSKHTQTQAAFHTTWTGSSTASYTPVGPQQQNGRGHQQPPLHHPTHFWSQHHGSASFPPPVSNHPGPEFWCSISYFEMDVQVGEMFKVPASCPVVTVDGYVDPSGGDRFCLGQLSNVHRTDSSERARLHIGKGVQLECRGEGDVWMRCMSDHAVFVQSYYLDREAGRAPGDAVHKIYPGAYIKVFDLRQCHRQMQQQAATAQAAAAAQAAAVAGNIPGPGSVGGIAPAVSLSAAAGIGVDDLRRLCILRLSFVKGWGPDYPRQSIKHTPCWVEVHLHRALQLLDEVLHTMPLADPGPAN encoded by the exons tatCATGTCGGTGAATGCCCCCAGCAGCAATGACGCCTGCCTGAGCATCGTGCACAGCCTCATGTGCCACCGGCAGGGCGGCGAGAATGAGGGCTTCGCCAAGCGCGCCATCGAGAGCCTGGTGAAGAAGCTGAAGGAGAAGAAGGACGAGCTGGACTCGCTCATCACCGCCATCACCACCAACGGAGTGCACCCCAGCAAGTGTGTTACCATCCAGAGGACCCTAGACGGACGCCTGCAA GTTGCAGGGAGGAAAGGCTTCCCCCATGTGATTTACGCTCGACTATGGCGCTGGCCAGACCTGCACAAGAACGAGCTAAAGCACGTCAAGTTCTGCCAGTACGCTTTCGACCTCAAATATGACAATGTGTGTGTCAACCCCTACCACTACGAGAGAGTGGTTTCTCCCGGCATTG TTGGTCTCAGTCTTCAGAATACAG ccctctccctctctcctctaggcCCCCCTGGGAGGCTGATCAAAGAGGAGTACATTCATGACTGTATCCAGATGGATATGCCGCTAGGCATGTCCCCGTCGGACCACCCCCACCCAGGGGCGCTCAAGCTACCGCCTCCCGACCACTACGGCCAGCCCCTCCCGCCTCTGCAGCTCCCGCCGGAACCGCAGTGCGCCCCTCCGCCCATCACCCTCTACCCCAACATGCCCCTCTCGCCCACAG tgtcCGGCTCTATGCTGCCTCTCCAGGGAGGTCACAGTGAGGGGCTCCTACAGATCGCCTCTCCTCAGGGTCAGGTCATGACCCCTATAACCCCCACGCCGCCCCCCTCCACCCCAACACACGGGCTGCCACACGGGCCACCACAGACCCCTCAGCCACCCCAGCTCCCGTCTGGTCAGAATGGATACAACAgctccaaacacacacagacacaggctgcGTTCCACA CAACTTGGACAGGCAGCAGCACAGCCTCCTACACTCCTGTAggaccccaacaacagaatgggcGTGGCCACCAACAGCCTCCTCTCCACCATCCAACCCACTTCT GGTCTCAGCATCATGGCTCGGCTTCATTTCCTCCCCCTGTGTCCAATCATCCAG GACCAGAGTTCTGGTGCTCCATCTCCTACTTTGAGATGGATGTCCAGGTGGGGGAGATGTTCAAGGTGCCGGCCAGCTGCCCGGTGGTAACGGTGGACGGCTACGTGGACCCCTCAGGGGGCGACCGCTTCTGTCTGGGCCAGCTCAGCAACGTCCACCGCACCGACTCCAGCGAGAGAGCCAG gtTGCACATAGGTAAAGGAGTGCAGCTGGAGTGTCGTGGCGAGGGAGATGTGTGGATGCGCTGTATGAGCGACCACGCCGTGTTCGTGCAGAGCTACTACCTGGACCGAGAGGCAGGCAGAGCACCAGGCGACGCAGTACACAAGATCTACCCCGGCGCCTACATCAAG GTGTTTGACCTGAGACAGTGTCACAGGCAGATGCAGCAGCAGGCAGCTACAGCGCAGGCAGCCGCAGCAGCTCAGGCTGCTGCCGTGGCCGGCAACATCCCCGGGCCAGGCAGTGTTGGAGGCATTGCCCCTGCAGTCA GTCTTTCTGCAGCAGCGGGGATAGGTGTGGATGATCTCCGGAGGCTGTGTATCCTGCGGCTGAGCTTTGTGAAGGGCTGGGGGCCCGACTACCCCCGGCAGAGCATCAAACATACCCCCTGTTGGGTGGAGGTACACCTGCACCGGGCTCTGCAGCTGCTGGACGAGGTACTACACACCATGCCCTTGGCCGACCCAGGACCCGCTAACTGA
- the LOC115175837 gene encoding mothers against decapentaplegic homolog 4 isoform X3 — translation MSVNAPSSNDACLSIVHSLMCHRQGGENEGFAKRAIESLVKKLKEKKDELDSLITAITTNGVHPSKCVTIQRTLDGRLQVAGRKGFPHVIYARLWRWPDLHKNELKHVKFCQYAFDLKYDNVCVNPYHYERVVSPGIVGLSLQNTALSLSPLGPPGRLIKEEYIHDCIQMDMPLGMSPSDHPHPGALKLPPPDHYGQPLPPLQLPPEPQCAPPPITLYPNMPLSPTVSGSMLPLQGGHSEGLLQIASPQGQVMTPITPTPPPSTPTHGLPHGPPQTPQPPQLPSGQNGYNSSKHTQTQAAFHTTWTGSSTASYTPVGPQQQNGRGHQQPPLHHPTHFCKLGSYRSQHHGSASFPPPVSNHPGPEFWCSISYFEMDVQVGEMFKVPASCPVVTVDGYVDPSGGDRFCLGQLSNVHRTDSSERARLHIGKGVQLECRGEGDVWMRCMSDHAVFVQSYYLDREAGRAPGDAVHKIYPGAYIKVFDLRQCHRQMQQQAATAQAAAAAQAAAVAGNIPGPGSVGGIAPAVSLSAAAGIGVDDLRRLCILRLSFVKGWGPDYPRQSIKHTPCWVEVHLHRALQLLDEVLHTMPLADPGPAN, via the exons ATGTCGGTGAATGCCCCCAGCAGCAATGACGCCTGCCTGAGCATCGTGCACAGCCTCATGTGCCACCGGCAGGGCGGCGAGAATGAGGGCTTCGCCAAGCGCGCCATCGAGAGCCTGGTGAAGAAGCTGAAGGAGAAGAAGGACGAGCTGGACTCGCTCATCACCGCCATCACCACCAACGGAGTGCACCCCAGCAAGTGTGTTACCATCCAGAGGACCCTAGACGGACGCCTGCAA GTTGCAGGGAGGAAAGGCTTCCCCCATGTGATTTACGCTCGACTATGGCGCTGGCCAGACCTGCACAAGAACGAGCTAAAGCACGTCAAGTTCTGCCAGTACGCTTTCGACCTCAAATATGACAATGTGTGTGTCAACCCCTACCACTACGAGAGAGTGGTTTCTCCCGGCATTG TTGGTCTCAGTCTTCAGAATACAG ccctctccctctctcctctaggcCCCCCTGGGAGGCTGATCAAAGAGGAGTACATTCATGACTGTATCCAGATGGATATGCCGCTAGGCATGTCCCCGTCGGACCACCCCCACCCAGGGGCGCTCAAGCTACCGCCTCCCGACCACTACGGCCAGCCCCTCCCGCCTCTGCAGCTCCCGCCGGAACCGCAGTGCGCCCCTCCGCCCATCACCCTCTACCCCAACATGCCCCTCTCGCCCACAG tgtcCGGCTCTATGCTGCCTCTCCAGGGAGGTCACAGTGAGGGGCTCCTACAGATCGCCTCTCCTCAGGGTCAGGTCATGACCCCTATAACCCCCACGCCGCCCCCCTCCACCCCAACACACGGGCTGCCACACGGGCCACCACAGACCCCTCAGCCACCCCAGCTCCCGTCTGGTCAGAATGGATACAACAgctccaaacacacacagacacaggctgcGTTCCACA CAACTTGGACAGGCAGCAGCACAGCCTCCTACACTCCTGTAggaccccaacaacagaatgggcGTGGCCACCAACAGCCTCCTCTCCACCATCCAACCCACTTCTGTAAGTTAGGCAGTTACA GGTCTCAGCATCATGGCTCGGCTTCATTTCCTCCCCCTGTGTCCAATCATCCAG GACCAGAGTTCTGGTGCTCCATCTCCTACTTTGAGATGGATGTCCAGGTGGGGGAGATGTTCAAGGTGCCGGCCAGCTGCCCGGTGGTAACGGTGGACGGCTACGTGGACCCCTCAGGGGGCGACCGCTTCTGTCTGGGCCAGCTCAGCAACGTCCACCGCACCGACTCCAGCGAGAGAGCCAG gtTGCACATAGGTAAAGGAGTGCAGCTGGAGTGTCGTGGCGAGGGAGATGTGTGGATGCGCTGTATGAGCGACCACGCCGTGTTCGTGCAGAGCTACTACCTGGACCGAGAGGCAGGCAGAGCACCAGGCGACGCAGTACACAAGATCTACCCCGGCGCCTACATCAAG GTGTTTGACCTGAGACAGTGTCACAGGCAGATGCAGCAGCAGGCAGCTACAGCGCAGGCAGCCGCAGCAGCTCAGGCTGCTGCCGTGGCCGGCAACATCCCCGGGCCAGGCAGTGTTGGAGGCATTGCCCCTGCAGTCA GTCTTTCTGCAGCAGCGGGGATAGGTGTGGATGATCTCCGGAGGCTGTGTATCCTGCGGCTGAGCTTTGTGAAGGGCTGGGGGCCCGACTACCCCCGGCAGAGCATCAAACATACCCCCTGTTGGGTGGAGGTACACCTGCACCGGGCTCTGCAGCTGCTGGACGAGGTACTACACACCATGCCCTTGGCCGACCCAGGACCCGCTAACTGA